The following coding sequences are from one Rutidosis leptorrhynchoides isolate AG116_Rl617_1_P2 chromosome 11, CSIRO_AGI_Rlap_v1, whole genome shotgun sequence window:
- the LOC139875058 gene encoding uncharacterized mitochondrial protein AtMg00810-like: protein MTDFGPLNYFIGISATDTASGMFLSQKQYAREILKRVNMINCHPYRTPVEPGAKLTTHDLPVQDPTLYRSLAGALQHLTFTRRDISYVVQQICLFMHDPREQHLHALKWILRYVQGTTNLGLQLYASSPTTLVAYSNLGRISWGC, encoded by the coding sequence ATGACCGACTTTGGCCCGTTAAACTACTTCATAGGGATCTCCGCCACTGATACTGCCTCTGGCATGTTCTTGTCTCAGAAACAGTATGCCCGAGAGATTCTTAAAAGGGTTAACATGATCAACTGTCACCCCTACCGGACTCCAGTCGAACCAGGGGCCAAGCTTACTACTCACGACCTTCCAGTTCAGGACCCGACTCTTTACCGTAGTCTTGCAGGTGCATTGCAGCATCTCACGTTTACCCGGCGAGACATCTCATACGTTGTTCAACAAATTTGTCTATTCATGCATGATCCTCGAGAGCAACACCTTCATGCTCTCAAGTGGATTCTCCGCTATGTGCAGGGGACTACGAATCTTGGCCTTCAGCTATACGCCTCGTCTCCCACTACTTTAGTCGCTTACTCTAACTTAGGCAGAATATCGTGGGGTTGCTAA